In a single window of the Phoenix dactylifera cultivar Barhee BC4 unplaced genomic scaffold, palm_55x_up_171113_PBpolish2nd_filt_p 000207F, whole genome shotgun sequence genome:
- the LOC120105154 gene encoding binding partner of ACD11 1-like, translating to MLCFNKKEHVRDNDLLYITVLGIGNHLKEGKLSSTESAVRKVEDVVSSMLAKGFVLSKDALKRASDGSSGHKFRISDRKHGIVTGISVTIRVFSGSEKKGGLLSKKRKHNDTIIENLVTEIGRISSACEGSREDFKRIANFFEKKGQSDERRMALFEEIMKIEDFSEDDMLIAGEVISKDKSKIDFFFTLPQ from the exons ATGTTATGTTTCAACAAGAAGGAACATGTCAGAGATAACGACCTTTTATATATTACTGTCTTAGGGATTGGGAACCATTTA AAGGAAGGGAAGCTCTCGTCAACTGAGTCTGCAGTGAGGAAGGTAGAGGATGTGGTGAGCAGCATGCTGGCCAAGGGTTTTGTCTTGAGCAAGGATGCCCTCAAGAGAGCCAG TGATGGGAGCTCTGGTCACAAATTCCGTATTAGTGACCGGAAACATGGTATAGTGACGGGaatttccgtcactatacgcgtgttttctggtagtgagaAGAAAGGAGGCTTACTAAGTAAAAAGAGAAAGCACAATGATACTATCATAGAGAACTTGGTCACTGAGATTGGAAGGATAAGCAGTGCATGTGAAGGGAGTAGGGAAGACTTCAAGAGAATTGCaaacttttttgagaaaaagggGCAAAGTGATGAGAGGCGTATGGCTCTGTTTGAGGAGATTATGAAGATTGAAGATTTCAGTGAGGATGATATGTTGATTGCTGGCGAGGTCATTAGCAAAGATAAGTCCAAAATTGACTTCTTTTTTACCCTACCTCAATAA